GGGATGCCGTCCGAGGTATGCGAGGCGTCTCTATCGACTCGTTCGACGGTCTGCTGGTGGATTATATGCGTCAAAAGGGTGCGCGCGTTGTCATCCGCGGCCTCCGCGCCCTCTCCGACTTCGAATACGAATTCCAGATGGCACTGATGAATCGGAAGCTGAACGAAGAGGTCGAGACGGTATTCCTTATGCCCCACGAGCAGTATTCCTACCTCAGCTCTCGACTGGTAAAAGAGATCGCCTTACTTGGGGGAGATGTCTCCCAATTCGTCACGCCAATGG
This sequence is a window from Candidatus Methylomirabilis sp.. Protein-coding genes within it:
- the coaD gene encoding pantetheine-phosphate adenylyltransferase codes for the protein MALAIYAGTFDPFTFGHIDIARRAHRLFPRLVIAVSTNPEKAALFSLVERQRIIRDAVRGMRGVSIDSFDGLLVDYMRQKGARVVIRGLRALSDFEYEFQMALMNRKLNEEVETVFLMPHEQYSYLSSRLVKEIALLGGDVSQFVTPMVARMLKERIAPRQEGKRSQEQ